A window of Panthera leo isolate Ple1 chromosome D2, P.leo_Ple1_pat1.1, whole genome shotgun sequence contains these coding sequences:
- the ADRA2A gene encoding alpha-2A adrenergic receptor, producing MFRQEQPLAEGSFAPMGSLQLDAGNASWNGTDTPGGGARATPYSLQVTLTLVCLAGLLMLLTVFGNVLVIIAVFTSRALKAPQNLFLVSLASADILVATLVIPFSLANEVMGYWYFGKAWCEIYLALDVLFCTSSIVHLCAISLDRYWSITQAIEYNLKRTPRRIKAIIVTVWVISAVISFPPLISIEKKGGGGGEQPTEPRCEINDQKWYVISSCIGSFFAPCLIMILVYVRIYQIAKRRTRVPPSRRGPDAAAAAPPGGAERRPNGLGPERGVGPVGAEAEPLPAQLNGAPGEPAPAGPRDADALDLEESSSSEHAERPPGPRRSERGPRAKSKPRASQVKPGDSLPRRGPGATGPGASAAGPGEERGGGAKASRWRGRQNREKRFTFVLAVVIGVFVVCWFPFFFTYTLTAVGCSVPRTLFKFFFWFGYCNSSLNPVIYTIFNHDFRRAFKKILCRGDRKRIV from the coding sequence ATGTTCCGCCAGGAGCAGCCGCTGGCCGAGGGCAGCTTCGCGCCCATGGGCTCCCTGCAGCTGGACGCGGGCAACGCGAGCTGGAATGGGACCGACACGCCGGGGGGCGGCGCCCGGGCCACCCCTTACTCCCTGCAGGTGACGCTGACTCTGGTGTGCCTGGCCGGCCTGCTCATGCTGCTCACGGTGTTCGGCAACGTGCTGGTCATCATCGCGGTGTTCACGAGCCGCGCACTTAAGGCGCCCCAGAACCTCTTTCTGGTGTCTCTGGCCTCGGCCGACATCCTGGTGGCCACGCTAGTCATCCCTTTCTCGCTGGCCAACGAGGTCATGGGCTACTGGTATTTCGGCAAGGCGTGGTGTGAGATCTACCTGGCGCTCGACGTGCTCTTCTGCACCTCGTCCATCGTGCACCTGTGCGCCATCAGCCTGGATCGCTACTGGTCCATCACGCAAGCCATCGAGTATAACCTGAAGCGCACGCCGCGCCGCATCAAGGCCATCATCGTCACCGTGTGGGTCATCTCGGCCGTCATCTCCTTCCCGCCGCTCATCTCCATCGAGAAgaagggcggcggcggcggcgagcagCCGACCGAGCCGCGCTGCGAGATCAACGACCAGAAGTGGTACGTAATCTCGTCGTGCATCGGCTCCTTCTTCGCGCCCTGCCTCATCATGATCCTGGTCTACGTGCGCATCTACCAGATTGCCAAGCGCCGCACCCGCGTGCCGCCCAGCCGCCGGGGTCcggacgccgccgccgccgcgccgccggGGGGAGCCGAGCGCAGGCCCAACGGCCTGGGCCCGGAGCGCGGCGTGGGCCCCGTGGGCGCCGAGGCCGAGCCCCTGCCCGCCCAGCTCAACGGTGCCCCCGGGGAGCCCGCGCCCGCAGGGCCACGCGACGCTGACGCTCTGGACTTGGAGGAGAGCTCGTCCTCCGAGCACGCCGAGCGGCCCCCGGGGCCCCGCAGGTCCGAGCGCGGCCCCCGGGCCAAGAGCAAGCCCCGGGCGAGCCAGGTAAAGCCCGGGGACAGCCTGCCCCGGCGTGGGCCGGGGGCAACGGGGCCCGGGGCGTCGGCGGCGGGGCCCGGGGAGGAGCGCGGCGGGGGCGCCAAGGCGTCGCGCTGGCGCGGGCGGCAGAACCGCGAAAAGCGCTTCACGTTCGTGCTGGCCGTGGTCATCGGCGTGTTCGTGGTGTGCTGgttccctttctttttcacttacaCGCTCACGGCCGTGGGCTGCTCCGTGCCGCGCACGCTTTTCAAGTTCTTCTTCTGGTTCGGCTACTGCAACAGCTCCCTGAACCCAGTCATCTACACCATCTTCAACCACGACTTCCGCCGCGCCTTCAAGAAGATCCTCTGCCGAGGGGACAGGAAACGGATCGTGTGA